The following coding sequences lie in one Sorghum bicolor cultivar BTx623 chromosome 6, Sorghum_bicolor_NCBIv3, whole genome shotgun sequence genomic window:
- the LOC8080304 gene encoding protein EI24 homolog produces MESLASQARPAAVLWLAGFFQAARLHRVVSFCASSRALSIRIAQCFLLNGLIFLGSLLTLKSVVIPTLLWILPDQCNQTGGHLCEHTAAISIYSFLRSGLVEIFYVLWFYPLYVFSFILSTIWYNDIAKHALDVVKSKRLVLTRALDDHNTTETEEQPEGFDRVALGIGEQVYSILLLTIFFVEVSVIGYIPYFGKAMNFLLLSLMYAYYCFEYKWNFFAVSLHERLDFFESNWAFFAGFGAPCVLPIFFFSPLTSYGFLAILYPLFVMTAAGTQAEQVIDGLRPAHEGKLQRIPVFFVAKRLTTKVLQLFPLAQKEQ; encoded by the exons ATGGAGTCGCTTGCCTCGCAAGCGAGGCCGGCGGCGGTGCTCTGGCTCGCCGGCTTCTTCCAGGCCGCGCGCCTCCACCGCGTTGTCTCCTTCTGCGCTAG CTCGAGGGCACTATCCATCAGGATTGCACAGTGCTTCCTGCTGAACGGGCTTATCTTCCTGGGGAG CTTGCTAACCCTGAAATCGGTGGTCATTCCAACTCTATTGTGGATACTACCTGACCAATGCAATCAAACGGGGGGACATCTTTGTGAGCACACGGCAGCCATATCTATCTATTCATTCTTACGCTCTGGCCTTGTTGAGATTTTTTAT GTACTTTGGTTTTATCCACTTTATGTCTTCAGCTTCATATTAAGTACGATTTG GTATAATGACATTGCCAAGCATGCTTTGGATGTTGTGAAAAGTAAACGCCTAGTTTTGACTCGAGCCCTGGATGATCACAACACAACTGAAACAGAAGAGCAGCCTGAAGGATTTGACAG GGTTGCACTTGGTATTGGGGAACAGGTCTATTCAATCCTTCTTTTAACCATTTTCTTTGTTGAG GTTTCAGTGATTGGTTACATACCTTACTTTGGCAAGGCAATGAACTTCCTGCTCTTGTCATTGATGTATGCCTACTACTGCTTCGA gtacaagtggaacttcttTGCAGTGAGTCTCCATGAGAGACTTGATTTCTTTGAGTCAAATTGGGCATTCTTTGCTGGATTTG GTGCTCCATGCGTCCTTCCAattttcttcttctctcctcTTACTAGCTATGGATTTTTGGCTATACTTTACCCATTG TTTGTCATGACTGCTGCAGGCACTCAAGCTGAGCAAGTAATTGATGGACTGAGACCTGCACATGAAGGGAAACTACAAAGAATACCTGTGTTCTTTGTGGCAAAGCGACTGAC GACAAAAGTGCTGCAACTGTTTCCATTGGCACAGAAAGAACAATGA